Sequence from the Sphingobacteriaceae bacterium GW460-11-11-14-LB5 genome:
GCGTTTAAAAGATGTGGCAGATGTAGATTTTAGTGCTTCTGCTTACAATTTATATTCTACCTTAAACGGAAAGGCTTCAGCAGCTATTGTATTGAAACAATCTTATGGTAGTAACGCCAGTCAGGTAATTAAAGATGTGAAAGCGAAAATGGCCGAGATCAAATCGAGCTCTTTTCCTAAAGGGTTGGATTATGAAGTAAGTTACGACGTTTCCAAATTCCTGGATGCCTCCATTGAAAAAGTGATTCACACCCTGGTTGAAGCCTTTATTTTGGTGGGTTTGGTGGTGTTCCTGTTCCTTGGCGACTGGCGGTCAACGCTCATTCCGGCTATCGCTGTTCCGGTATCCTTAATCGGAACCTTTGTGTTTATGCAGTTCTTCGGTATTACGCTCAACCTGATTACCTTGTTCGCCTTAGTATTGGCCATTGGGGTAGTGGTAGATGATGCGATTGTGGTAATTGAAGCGGTGCATGCCAAGATGGAGCACAACAGGAAGCTCTCCGTGCTGAAAGCTACGCAACAGGCTATGAAAGAAATTGGTGGGGCAATTATCGCCATTACCTTTTTAATGGCATCGGTATTTATCCCGGTTGCTTTTATGTCGGGGCCGGTGGGTATTTTCTACCGTCAGTTCTCGATCACCATGGCAACGGCAATTATCCTTTCGGGTATTGTGGCATTAACACTAACCCCGGCATTATGTGCCATCATGTTGAAGAATAATCATGGATCGAAGAAAAAGAAAACGATTATCGATCGCTTTTTAGACGGTTTCAACAATGGTTTTGCTAAACTTTCGGGTAAATATGAACTGGTATTAACCAAGGTAGTAAGTCGCAGGATCTTAACTTTTGGAATCCTGATCGCCTTTTGTTTAGGTGTTTGGGGATTAAGTGGAAGTGTGCCATCAGGTTTTATTCCGAATGAAGATCAGGGGATGGTGTACGCCATTATCCAAACCCCTCCGGGATCTACTTTAGAACGTACTGATCAGATTTCAGAGAAACTGCAGAAAATGTGCGAAGATATTGATGGTGTAAAATCCGTTTCATCTCTGGCCGGATACGAAATTCTAACAGAAGGTACCGGATCGAATTCGGGTACCTGTTTAATCAACCTGAAAGATTGGAGCGAGCGTAAACACTCGGCCGTAGAGATTATTGAGGAGCTTGAAGAGAAATCCAAATCTATTCCAGGTGCAACCATCGAATTTTTCCAGCCACCAGCTGTTCCTGGGTATGGTGCTGCGGGCGGTTTCGAGCTTCGTTTACTCGATAAGGCAGGTAGCGGCGATTATAAAAAAATGGAAACTGTTGCCAACGATTTTGTAAAAGAGCTGAATAAACGTAAAGAACTATCATCGGTATTTACTTTTTACAGTGCAAGTTTCCCTCAGTACATGTTAGATGTCGACAACGATATTGCGCAACAAAAAGGGGTGAGTATTGATAATGCCATGAATACGCTATCAACTTTTGTAGGGAGTAATTATGAAACCAGTTTTATTAAATACGATCACCAGTATAAAGTAATTGTACAGGCATTGCCTCAGTACAGGGCCTTACCAGAAGATATTTTAAAACTTTCGGTTAAAAACGACCGCGATGAAATGGTGCCTTTCTCGGCCTTTATCAAAATGCGGAAAGTGTACGGTTTATCTGAGATTACGAGACACAACATGTACAATGCCTCGGAAATCAGCGGACAATCTGCTCCTGGTTACAGTTCTGGTGAAGCCATCAAAGCCATTACTGAAGTTGCCAAGAAGTCACTTCCAAGAGGATTCGGTATCGACTGGGCGGGTATTTCAAAAGATGAAGTATCAAGAGGCAACGAAGCTATTTATATCTTCCTGATCTGTTTAGGGTTCGTTTACCTGGTGCTCGCAGCCCAATACGAAAGTTTTATCCTGCCACTTTCTGTGATCCTTTCTTTACCTGCCGGTATTTTTGGCGCTTTCTTGTTCCTGAAATTATTGGGATTGGAAAACAACATTTATGCGCAGGTGGCGATGGTGATGTTGATTGGCTTACTCGGCAAAAACGCCGTATTAATTGTGGAGTTTGCTGCACAACGGCATGCCCAGGGTGCATCGGTATTAAAAGCAGCAATGGAAGGTGCAAGTGTACGTTTCCGCCCGATTTTAATGACCTCTTTTGCCTTTATTGCAGGTTTAATTCCTTTAATGATTGCTTCCGGACCAGGGAAAATCGGTAACAGAACGATTGGCTCGGCTGCTGCCGGTGGTATGCTTTTCGGTACCATTTTCGGCGTGGTGATTATTCCCGGATTGTATTATGTATTTGGAACAATAGCAGCCAGGCACAAGCTGATCAAAATTGAAGAAGAACATCCATTAACTGAAGAAGTAGAAGATAATGTTTAAGAATAATATTTATAAAGGCCTTGGTTTAGTGCTGATATGCGCCGCATATACTGCCTGTAGATTACCAGAAGTGGCCCAACGCACCGAAAATAAAAATGTTCCTGTGGCCTTTGGTAGCGCGCAGGATACTGTAAGTACAGCCAGTATACAATGGCGTAAGTTTTTCACCGATCCAAATCTGGTCAACCTGATCGATACAGCATTGAAAAATAACCAGGAGCTGAATATTACGCTGCAGGATATCGAAATTGCGAAAAACGAAATCAAAGCGAAAAAAGGAGAGCTCTTGCCAAGTGTAAACTACCGTGTTGGCGCTGGTCTGGATAAAGTTGGCCGTTACACCAGTTCGGGTGCCGGCGATGCTTCAACAGAAATTACACCGGGCAAAGAAGTTCCTGAAATATTGCCGGATTATACTTTTGGTTTGCAAGCCAATTGGGAAGCCGACATCTGGCACAAATTACGCAATGCGAAAAAAGGAGCTATAAGTCATTATTTAGCGACAGTAGAAGGTAAAAATTTCGTAGTAACCAATTTAATTGCGGAGGTTGCAAATTCATATTACGAGCTGCTGGCTGCCGATAATCAGTTAGAGACGGTGAAAAAGAACATTGAGCTGCAGAAAAACGCCTTAGAACTGATGAAAATCCAGAAAGAGGCCAGTAGGGTTAACGAACTTGCCGTGCGTAAATTTGAGGCTGAAGTGTTAAGCTCTAAGAGCCTGGAATTCGATATTCAACAGAACATTACCGAAACGGAGAATAAAATTAATTTCCTGCTAGGCCGTTTTCCTCAGCTCATTATAAGGGATAAATCGAGTTTTACTGACCTGGTACCACCAACCGTTCAAACAGGTTTACCTTCACAATTATTAGCCAACCGACCCGATATTAAACAGGCGGAGTTAGAACTCGCTGCGGCTAAATTAGATGTTAAAGTGGCTAAAGCTCAGTTTTATCCTTCTTTGGGTATTTCGGCAACTATTGGTTATCAGGCATTTAATCCATCGTATTTATTAAGAACGCCAGAATCTTTAATCTATTCATTAGCAGGAGATTTGGCTGGACCGCTAATTAACCGCAACGCCATTAAAGCGGAGTATTTAACCGCAAATGCAAAACAATTGCAGGCCGTTTACGATTACGAAAAAACGATTCTGAACGGTTATATAGAAGTGGCCAACCAGATGTCGAAGATCAGTAACCTGCAAAAAAGCTACGATCTAAAATCGAAACAGGTCACTGCACTAACCCAGTCGATCGATATTTCTAACGATTTGTTTAAATCGGCAAGGGCTGATTATTTTGAGGTATTGATGACCCAGCGC
This genomic interval carries:
- a CDS encoding hydrophobe/amphiphile efflux-1 family RND transporter; the protein is MFSKFIQRPVLSIVISLIIVFLGVLAISYLPVTQFPSISPPKVNITAEYPGANNELLIKSVVIPLERALNGVPGMKYIASDAGNDGEASIQVVFNLGTDPNQASLNVQNRVAAVTNKLPPLVVREGVKITREESNMLMYINLYSKDPKMNQNFLYNYADINLLSELKRVDGVGFADILGDRDYAMRIWLKPDRMQAYKISVDEVMKALDEQSLEASPGKTGESSGKRSQAFEYVLKYSGRFSTKEGYENVVLRASANGELLRLKDVADVDFSASAYNLYSTLNGKASAAIVLKQSYGSNASQVIKDVKAKMAEIKSSSFPKGLDYEVSYDVSKFLDASIEKVIHTLVEAFILVGLVVFLFLGDWRSTLIPAIAVPVSLIGTFVFMQFFGITLNLITLFALVLAIGVVVDDAIVVIEAVHAKMEHNRKLSVLKATQQAMKEIGGAIIAITFLMASVFIPVAFMSGPVGIFYRQFSITMATAIILSGIVALTLTPALCAIMLKNNHGSKKKKTIIDRFLDGFNNGFAKLSGKYELVLTKVVSRRILTFGILIAFCLGVWGLSGSVPSGFIPNEDQGMVYAIIQTPPGSTLERTDQISEKLQKMCEDIDGVKSVSSLAGYEILTEGTGSNSGTCLINLKDWSERKHSAVEIIEELEEKSKSIPGATIEFFQPPAVPGYGAAGGFELRLLDKAGSGDYKKMETVANDFVKELNKRKELSSVFTFYSASFPQYMLDVDNDIAQQKGVSIDNAMNTLSTFVGSNYETSFIKYDHQYKVIVQALPQYRALPEDILKLSVKNDRDEMVPFSAFIKMRKVYGLSEITRHNMYNASEISGQSAPGYSSGEAIKAITEVAKKSLPRGFGIDWAGISKDEVSRGNEAIYIFLICLGFVYLVLAAQYESFILPLSVILSLPAGIFGAFLFLKLLGLENNIYAQVAMVMLIGLLGKNAVLIVEFAAQRHAQGASVLKAAMEGASVRFRPILMTSFAFIAGLIPLMIASGPGKIGNRTIGSAAAGGMLFGTIFGVVIIPGLYYVFGTIAARHKLIKIEEEHPLTEEVEDNV
- a CDS encoding RND transporter, which gives rise to MFKNNIYKGLGLVLICAAYTACRLPEVAQRTENKNVPVAFGSAQDTVSTASIQWRKFFTDPNLVNLIDTALKNNQELNITLQDIEIAKNEIKAKKGELLPSVNYRVGAGLDKVGRYTSSGAGDASTEITPGKEVPEILPDYTFGLQANWEADIWHKLRNAKKGAISHYLATVEGKNFVVTNLIAEVANSYYELLAADNQLETVKKNIELQKNALELMKIQKEASRVNELAVRKFEAEVLSSKSLEFDIQQNITETENKINFLLGRFPQLIIRDKSSFTDLVPPTVQTGLPSQLLANRPDIKQAELELAAAKLDVKVAKAQFYPSLGISATIGYQAFNPSYLLRTPESLIYSLAGDLAGPLINRNAIKAEYLTANAKQLQAVYDYEKTILNGYIEVANQMSKISNLQKSYDLKSKQVTALTQSIDISNDLFKSARADYFEVLMTQRDALQSKLELIETKKQQLNAVVDIYHALGGGWN